In one Aromatoleum aromaticum EbN1 genomic region, the following are encoded:
- the bssC gene encoding benzylsuccinate synthase subunit gamma: MTTCKDCEFFFSVPEDADDFEKSKGDCVTQKEDEKGKYWLTRPVFENDQCCGTFHKR, encoded by the coding sequence ATGACAACGTGCAAGGACTGTGAATTCTTCTTTTCCGTTCCTGAAGATGCCGACGATTTCGAGAAATCCAAGGGAGATTGCGTCACCCAAAAGGAAGATGAAAAAGGCAAGTACTGGCTGACCCGGCCGGTCTTCGAGAACGACCAGTGTTGCGGCACGTTCCACAAACGCTGA
- the bssD gene encoding [benzylsuccinate synthase]-activating enzyme: MRIPLVTEIQRFSLQDGPGIRTTIFLKGCPLHCPWCHNPETQDARQEFYYYPARCVGCGRCVAVCPAGTSRLVHHSDGRTRIELDRTNCQRCMRCVAACLTEARSIVGQRMSVEDILREALSDSAFYRNSGGGVTISGGEPLYFPEFTRQLAGELHAAGVHVAIETSCFPKNRETVESLLDVVDLFIVDLKSLDPRKHFEVIGWPLAPILANLEMLFAAGANVRIHIPLIPGFNDSPADFDAYVDYLGSRAESITGVDLLSFHSYGEGKYAFLGRSDSYQYSGVEEPPAEKTMPLARALKNKGLAVTVGGIVGIIDSKSELTDGDILEVHQ, translated from the coding sequence GTGAGAATTCCTCTTGTTACCGAAATACAGAGGTTCAGCCTGCAGGACGGGCCGGGAATCAGGACCACCATCTTCCTGAAAGGCTGCCCGCTGCACTGTCCATGGTGTCACAACCCGGAAACCCAGGACGCGCGACAGGAATTCTATTACTACCCTGCCCGCTGCGTCGGCTGCGGCCGGTGCGTCGCAGTCTGTCCGGCCGGAACATCCCGCCTGGTGCATCATTCGGACGGCCGCACGAGGATCGAGCTCGACCGCACGAACTGCCAGCGGTGCATGCGCTGTGTCGCTGCCTGCCTGACCGAGGCCAGGTCGATCGTCGGCCAGCGCATGAGCGTCGAGGACATACTGCGCGAAGCGCTGTCGGATTCGGCGTTCTATCGCAACAGCGGCGGCGGCGTCACGATCAGTGGCGGCGAGCCGCTCTATTTCCCCGAATTCACGCGGCAACTCGCGGGCGAATTGCACGCCGCCGGCGTGCACGTCGCGATCGAAACCTCGTGCTTTCCGAAGAACAGGGAGACCGTCGAATCGCTTCTCGATGTCGTCGACCTGTTCATCGTCGATCTCAAGTCGCTCGATCCGCGCAAGCACTTCGAGGTCATCGGCTGGCCGCTCGCGCCGATTCTCGCGAACCTCGAAATGCTGTTTGCCGCCGGGGCGAACGTACGCATCCACATTCCGTTGATTCCTGGTTTCAACGATTCGCCCGCCGACTTCGACGCCTATGTCGACTATCTCGGCAGCCGTGCGGAATCGATCACCGGCGTCGACCTGCTCAGTTTCCACAGCTACGGCGAAGGCAAGTACGCGTTTCTCGGCCGATCCGACAGCTATCAGTACAGCGGCGTGGAGGAGCCCCCCGCCGAGAAGACCATGCCGTTGGCACGGGCGTTGAAGAACAAGGGGCTTGCCGTCACCGTCGGCGGCATCGTCGGCATCATCGATAGCAAAAGCGAGCTGACCGATGGCGACATCCTTGAAGTGCACCAATGA